The stretch of DNA CCTTTTTCTGAAAAGAAATCATACAAAAGATCTCTTATGAGCAATTCGTCATCGACGACGAGAATGCTGTTTTTGCTCAATTTTTCGTCTCCTTACATTGGCTTTGATAGGAAATCCTCAACTGGCTTCCACCGGCTGATATGATTTAAGCGCTTCTTCTTCGGAGGTGAAAATCTCAAAAATATGGGACAATTGGGTAATATCGAAGATTTCCTGTACATAATCTTCAAGATTGGACAGGGTCAATCGTCCGCGATAAATTCTGATTTCCTTCATGATCGAAACCAAAGCGCCCAATCCGGAGCTGTTGACAAACTCGACTTCGGAAAGGTTGAGATGCACCGATGTTTTGCCGGACTCCAGGATCTTTTTGACCTCTTCCTTAAGTCTTCCGCCGGTGCCAAGATCGAGACGACCGGACAATGAAATTATTGCCACATTGCCTTCGTCTTTTCTGCTGAACTCCATTACTGCCTCCAGGTTGCGTTTATTATCTTTGACGTTTTTATACTTATTTCTCTCGAAAGTCATTGAAATCCGCAGACCTCCGGTCCCGTTATCTCTGGTCATTTTAAAGTCGTCGGCGATTGATTCCATCAAATCCACTCCCCGGCCGCCTTCCTGCATTAAATCCGAGGGTTTTCTTTTATTTATGGATTTCACATTACCGTCGCCTTCATCAGTAATATCGGCAGATACAACGGCATCATTAATACCAATGGTTATTTCAATGGATTTGCTTTTATCGAAATTGTTGCCATGCGTGAGGGCATTGGTAAACCCCTCGGACACAGTAAGAAGAACGTTGCCGCGGAGCTTGCCGGAAATATTGTTTTCCATCAGCAGCGTTTTGATGTCTTCATACATGCGGCCTTCCGATTCAATAACCGAAGCATACTTAAATGATTTGATTATCATAGATCCCCCTTTAGGAACTTGATATTCAGTAAAGTAAAATCATCAAAAGGTTCATCACCGGTGCCCTCGGCAAAGCGATCGACCCAGTCGCGGACCATTTTACAGAAGTCCGCCGCCGGCAGATCGCCTTCCTTGATAAATGCGTTTTTAAGGCGCTCGACACCGAATTGACCTTTATGAATATTTTCCGCTTCGGTTACTCCATCGGTAAAGGCAAGAAGTCTGTCACCGCGCGAAATGTTAATTCCGCCTTCCTTGAATTTTGCTTCCGCGAATTGCCCGACAAATGTTCCACCCGGATGCAGCAGCCTGATTTCCTGCTTTTGCGAATCCCAGTAAAAAGGCGGAAGGTGTCCGGCATTGCAATATGAGGCCTTACTTCCCTTCATGTCCACGCGGGCGATAAATAGAGTCACGAACATATGGTGGCTCTTGATGACGCCGTTACACAGGACATTGTTAAGATTGGTCATCAGCTTTGACGGGCTTATATCCGGCGAATTCATTAACTCCGAGCGAATGACCGCGGCCGAAGCCGCCATGAGCATAGCTGCCGGAACCCCTTTGCTGGAAACGTCTCCGATGACAACGACAAAATCCTGCTCGCCGACACGGATGATATCATAGAAATCGCCGCCGACAGATCGGGCCGGACGATACATGGTGCCGATGTCGACGCCCTTCATATCCGAGCGCAGGTCGGGCAGAATGGTTTCCTGGATCTGTCGGGCAATGGTCAGTTCCTGATCGATTTTTTGTTTCAAAAGCGATTCTTTGAGAAGAAGCGCGTTGTCGATAGCCACCGCCGCGAAATTGATGAGCATGGCCAGATGCCGTTTGTCTTCATCCAGAAACCCTTCGTCGGTCGTCTTATTGATGATTATAATTATGCCATGGCACTTGGCCCGCGATTTTATGGGGAGTGCCAAAACACTTTTGACATGGGGGCCGAATTCCAGTTTACGATTATACTCCCGGATGAGAACCGGCTGCTGTTTGCTGTAGCAAAAGGTGGCGATATCGGTGCCATCATCGCAGAAAATATTTCTGGCGACAATGTCATCGACCCCCCAGATCACTTTGGAGACAAGTTCGCCGCCCTCATTTAATTGCAGCAGCCCGACTTCACCATCGACCATTCTTATCGACATTTCCATAACCACGGAAAGAATGGTCTCCAATTCCAGTAAAGATGTAATCAGAGCCCCCATAGTTGCCAGGTCGTGAAGATTCAGCCTGGTTTTTTCAAGTCTATCTTCCAGTTCGAAGATTCTTGACTCGGTTGAAATGTCTTGTGCCATAGGGGATTAATCGGCATAATGATCGCTTAATTAACCATTATTTTGGGCAAATGGAAAAGTCAAGGCCCGCCATAGAAATATGCAAGTATTTGCATCATTTATTGCAGCATATTGCAAATCATTACGATTATGATTACAAATAATCTACTTAAAGACCTGCTTTCACTGCTTTCTCGGCATCGACAAAATATTTTTTTAGGGGTTGGCAGGAATCATTTTAAATCATTGTATCCAATGGCGAAAATAATTGCCTTTTCCGTATGCCGTAAGTGGTTGGTTAGATGATGATTACAAGCGCAAATCGAGATTGCGACGGACATTATTATTGGCTTCTGATTTCGGAATCTTTATTCAGGGGTAAGTGGCTATTATTAAATATATTGCGGCATAATATTCGGCATAGAACATGCATACTTATTTGATGAATAACAATACCTAAGAAAGGAAATGCCTATGAAAAAAATCTGGATTCTTATTTTCTCCATCCTTCTGCTGGCCTTTGGCTCATCGCAGGCGGTCCCGAATCTCCAGCTTTTCATAGCCGGGGGCACTTATGACGCGGCTACCGAAAGCTGGGTGTCAACCGACGGCACTTTCGACATTTACGTGATCGGGGCCAATGAAGCCCTTTCCAACGTAAAGGTGAGCATGGCGCTGGATTTTGCCCAGAATGATGATCCTAATAGTATGGCCTCGGTAAACGTTAACGGTACCACATACGATGAATGGATTTACGGTTATGCTCCGATCATGACGGCCCCGGCTTTTGATCCGGGCGATGATCTGGCGAAGCATGGTATTTTTCCAGCCTGGTTTACAGAATTCGATGCCGGCAATTTTGGCATGGTCGGCGGTGTCGGCGATGTTCAGCCGAAGCCTGCTTACTGGGATCCGTCAACCCAAGGTTACCTGGCCAATTCCAAGGCGATGGGAGAATATAAGGTCTTCACAATTACTGCCACCGGTACGGCATTTCTGCATTTCGATGCCTATACTCTTAATCCTGACGGCAGCATCCAGTATTTCGCACCTTTCTCGCATGATGCTACTGGAACGCCTCCTCCCGGAATTCCCGAGCCTGCCAGCCTGGTTCTTTTCACTCTTGGAAGCATGGGCCTGGGCATTTACAGAAGGTATCGAAAATAGTCGGATAATTCGATTTCGCAAGGCATTTAATAAAACGGGGGGCACCAGCCTCCCGTTTTTACTTTGAACTGTATAATAATTGCACAGAGTGGCACTATTCTCATATCATGGATTGATTTAATCCACTCATAGGAACTAAACCCCAAACCTCTTGTTCAAGAGTACACACTTTTGAGAGGATTACATGATATGAAGATAACACTTTCAGTGTTGCTGGTTATTCTTATACTGGCACCGATTTCATTCGCCCAGATGTCGGCCGTCGATCACAAGGCGTCTCCGCCATCGACACCGAACACCGCCAAGAACAACGCCAATCAACCTTCGAACCTGATCGGGGATTACACCGCGAACAGTGAGAATGTCGGTTGCACGATTACTGATCCGGCGAAAAATAATGGCACAGGGAACGGAACCCCGGCGATTCCAGAGCCGGCCACATTGATTCTGCTGGGCGCCGGAATAGCGGCGATCGGTATAAGACGAAGATTCAAAAAGTAAAATTATGTCTCTTTGGAAAGACGCGGCTTTGACAGGGTCGCGTTTTTTTATTTTCTTTTCTTGAAGACAAAGCGGACCGGGATGCCCTCAAAATCATAGCGCGCCCGGAACTGATTCTCGATAAAACGAAGGTAGCTTTTCTGCAGAAGATCGGGATAATTGCAGAAAAACATGAAAGTCGGAGGGCGGACACCGCTCTGGGTCACATAAAAGAGCTTTATATATTTTCCCTGCACGGCCGCCGGAGGTTGTTTTTGAGTAAGTTCCTCCAGAAAATTATTGAGTTCAGGGGTGGCAATTTCGATGTGCCAGTTTTCGTAGACATGATCGACCAGCGAGATAGTCTTAAGGACCCGCTGGCCGGTCAGGGCCGAGATATATATAATAGGCAGATATGAAATGGTTTTGGCGAATTCACGGATTTGCGTGGTAAAAATATCGGCGGTGCGTTCATCCTTTTCGATCAGATCCCACTTGTTGACCACCATGACAATGGCCCTCCGGGCCTCGACAGCATCCTCGATAACTTTGAGGTCCTGAACGGTCAGCCCCTGTGAGGCATCGACCAGGACCATTGCCACATGGCAGCTCTCGATGGCTTTCAGGGTGCGCAGGGTGGTGAAATACTCGATATCTTCCTTGACCTTGGCTTTCTTCCTCAGACCGGCGGTGTCGATCAGGACATACTTCTTCCCGTCCAGCTCGAACGGGGTATCGACGGCATCGCGGGTGGTCCCGGGAATGGGCGAGACAATAACCCGCTCCTCGCCGATCAGGCGATTAATAAGCATCGACTTGCCGACATTGGGCTTGCCGATAACCGCAATTCGAACCGCCTCGGACTCATCCTTTTCGTTTTCGACCGATGGGAGCATTTCGACAATAAGATCAAGTGTCTCGCCGATATTCCGCCCGACCGTGGCCGAGATGGCCATCGGTTCGCCCAAACCCAGTCTCAGGAATTGGAAACGCTCGTACTCCTGGATGTCGTTATCGGCCTTATTGGCCACCAGAAGGACTTTCTTGCCCGATTTTTGAAGTTTGGCGGCGATACGCTCATCGACTTCATCGGGGCCGGTTCGGCTGTCAACGATAAAGACAATCAGATCGGCCTGATCGATGGCGGTTTCGGACTGCTCGAGAACCAGCCGGCTGATGCCGGTTTTGGTGTTGGGAATCATGCCGCCGGTGTCGATCAGGTAAAATTCGCGCCCGGCCCAGTCGCACAGGGAGTAGTTCCGGTCGCGGGTGACGCCGGGGGTATCATCGACAATGGCCAGCCGTTTGCGCAGAAAGCGATTGAACAGCGACGATTTCCCGACATTGGGCCGTCCGATTAATGCCACCAATGGAATACTCACGCCAGCACCTCTTTTAATGTGTCGATCATACTGTAATCCCCAACCTCAATCCTGATGCCCGCTTCCTTCCGGAACTGTTCGAGCGAGATATTATCCAGAAAAAGCATGTCGTTATTTAAGCAGTTCGGGGGCAATAAAGCAATATCATATTTGCCCGCTGTCCTTTTAACCTGTGCCAGGATATCTTTCCCGGTCAACAGCCCGCTGACTGTAACACTCTTTCCCCAGAAATGGTTCTCGACCGGGAATAAATCTATGATAAAACCTTCTTTTTTCAAAGGGGTTATTATGCTGTTATTAAAAGCCGAATAGGCCGAGACGCCGGTCATGACAGCGACTTTCTTTTTTCGGGTTAGATTCTTTATATTTCTTTTTCGCCGGTTGAAATCGGTGATAAAAAGGCGCATCATCCCGATCCCGTTTTCGAATTGCTCCATGGTTTCGTAATCAGCCAGCCGCGGCAAGGCGTGCCCGGCCAAAATATAGAATTCGTCGGCGGCGAAGACAAACCGTGTTCCTTCCCGTTTCAGAAATTCTTTCTGTTTGGAATGAATGGAATCGATCATGTCATCGGCTTTGATTTTGTCGAAAGGCGTTAATTGCGGAAGTTTTTCGCGGTAGCGGGTCAGGCCGACCGGCACGACACCGAGAGTCTGCACCGAAGGGTAAAGCGAAAAAAGATCGCTGATGGTTTTATCGAGATGGGCGCCATCATTGATGCCGGGGCAGACGACAACCTGCGTATGAAACATAATGCCATGCTCGGCCAGATGACGCAGTTGGGGCATGATCGGAGGAAGGTTCTTGTTGTTGAAGAGATGCCGCCTTAATTCGTCTTCGGTGGCATGCACCGAGACATAGAGCGGCGACAGCCGTTGCTCGACGATGCGCCGGATGTCGTTATCATCGATATTGGAAAATGAGACAAAGTTGCCGTGCGTGAACGAGAGCCGGAAATCATCATCTTTGACATAGAGCGAGCGGCGCATCCCCTTGGGCTGCTGGTGCACGAAACAGAAGATGCATTTGTTCTTACAGCGGCAGATTTTGTCATTCTCGAAAGTCAGACCCGGGTCGGGCGGACATTCGAGTTCAAAACGGTGGATCAGGCCGCCGGTATCCTCGATTTCAAGCAACAAGGATTCCTCGGCCGACTTGAACATGAAGTCGAGATTATCCTTTACCTCTTCCCCGTTGACTTTAAGCAGGTTATATCCGGGCCGGACATAGCGGAACAGCGGGGAGTTTTTATCAACCACAGCGATTTTCATGGGAAGTAATATATTGATTCGGGCGGCAAATCCAAGGGAAAAGGTGTGGGTACATGTGTATGGCACGCATCGGATTAATTAGGCGATTTCAGCGCTATATTGAAGATACGGAAAATCGCCTTAATGTGTTATTATTCAATGAATTTCGAGTTTGTGCCAGGCCTGGTATTAAATTACCCAGTCAAATATTCTTGACTTATTCTTAGAACATTTGATATATTTTCTGGATTAATAAAGTAAAACTGTTGGCGTAATCCAATCGGATAAGTCAAATAATATCAGGAGATTGAGTAATGAATATTCCATCATTCAATTTTTCTCTTCAGGACTTTCTGGCATATTTTGTTCCCGGAACATTGGCGCTATTGGCAATAGTCATAATCTTGCTGCCGACTCCATTGTTTGATATAATTTCTAATTTAAATCCAGGCATTGGGACTCTTTTGATCGCCGCAATTTTAGCATATCTTCTTGGAGTTGTTTTGTCCAGTTGCACATTTAATTATGAGAGGAATATTTATGAAAAGAAGGGGGAACAGGATCCGAGGGAATGCTTTATTTTTGAGAAGGAAAACTACGAAACTAATGAAAATTTCAAAGCCGCGGTATTATCAGCCTTCTATAAATTAATGCCTTTGCCAGACCAAGCCTCAGTCAATATTGGCAAAAATTCAAATCGTGAATGGTCTACTTTGCATTTTTATATGTCTCGATCAATTGTAATGAGAATGGCTCCGGAATGTGCCGCGGCCGCGGAGCGCCAGAATTCGCTAAGGCAACTTCGAAGGAATTGTCTATGGCCTTTTCGAATATTGGGATTTGCAGGAACATATTGGGGAATTCTATTGATCTTATTCTCATGGGACTATTCTCGCTGGATTTATTATATTTTTCCTGTAGACAGGGACCTTTCAGGATTTCCCATACATGGAGCATTATTGGCAATTTCAGCAGTAATACTAATCAGGTTATTAATAAAACTACATATTAGAAAAGGGATGATTCGTAATCGTCGAAGAGAAGCAAGAGAAATATATACCGGTCTTATTCTGCTGGCACAATCTTATAATAGAGACAACGATAAGTCAGCAACGGCCGGCGATAGAAATATTTCTATCAATAAAGAGGCCAACGATACTGGTTTAACGTCAGACAATGATAATGTTTGATACCAGAAGGCCTAAACAAAATTGTTACAAAGATATATTCTTATTTATATAATATAATTACTATGGTCTATATATGCATAAGCGACTACAAATTGTCGTAAATGATTTAAGGCGTTTATTTAGGAACCAGATTAATATACCGCAAATCCGGGAAAGACCCTGCAAAGCTAAACTAATTGCAATGGATGAGCATATACATTATGAGGTTGTATCATTTTTTCATAGTATTAATATGCTGCAATTAATAAACGATAGATTTGCAGCCGATAGTGTTGAAACAAGGGAAACAGTGCAAAATGTTTTAATAGAGGCAATAGGAACTCATATCAGAAATCTATTTCATTTTTTCTACGGCAAGCCTAAATACAATGAAGATATTATTGCAGAAGACTTTTTTCAAGATGTGAAAATTTGGCGTAAATCCACTGTCCGGCATCGAAACATGTCTGAAATCAAACGAATCAATAAGCGCATAAGCAAAGAAATTGTGCATTTATCTTTAGGCGGATTAGATGTAAAGAATAAAAATTGGAATAAGGATTGGGAAGTTGCCTATAATTGTTTTAAGTATACTTTTATTGAATTTCTCCGGCTTGCTCCGCAAGAACTGCTTGGTGCGAGATTAACGGGCGAAAAAAATAATTTTAAAAACAGCGGATTGATATAGTC from candidate division Zixibacteria bacterium HGW-Zixibacteria-1 encodes:
- the der gene encoding ribosome biogenesis GTPase Der, giving the protein MSIPLVALIGRPNVGKSSLFNRFLRKRLAIVDDTPGVTRDRNYSLCDWAGREFYLIDTGGMIPNTKTGISRLVLEQSETAIDQADLIVFIVDSRTGPDEVDERIAAKLQKSGKKVLLVANKADNDIQEYERFQFLRLGLGEPMAISATVGRNIGETLDLIVEMLPSVENEKDESEAVRIAVIGKPNVGKSMLINRLIGEERVIVSPIPGTTRDAVDTPFELDGKKYVLIDTAGLRKKAKVKEDIEYFTTLRTLKAIESCHVAMVLVDASQGLTVQDLKVIEDAVEARRAIVMVVNKWDLIEKDERTADIFTTQIREFAKTISYLPIIYISALTGQRVLKTISLVDHVYENWHIEIATPELNNFLEELTQKQPPAAVQGKYIKLFYVTQSGVRPPTFMFFCNYPDLLQKSYLRFIENQFRARYDFEGIPVRFVFKKRK